The following is a genomic window from Pseudomonas purpurea.
AGTAGGTCAGGGTGCGGGCGAATTTTTCCGGATTCTGCTGGTTGAGCAGCAGCTTGAGGTACTCCTGACGGCCATTCTGGTAGGCCGCACGGGCCTGGGTGGCGATCAGTTGTTGCTGTTCAGTGCGCGCGCTCTGGAGTTTTTTTTTCTCTGCATCGAGTCGCTGCAGCTCGGATTCGCTTTTCTTGAGCTCTTTTTGCAGCGTGTCGACCTGCTTCTCCAGGTTGCCCATCTCGGTTTCGGTGCCGCGCAATTCTTTCTGCACGCCGGATTTTTCTTCCTGCAATTTGCCCAGCAGCTTTTTCAGCTCGGCAATATCCTGACGCGTGGCGTCCAACTGTTGTTGGGTTTGCGCGCGCTCGTCGGCGAAGGCCGGTAGGAGCAGGCAGGTCAGAGCAAGGGCAATCAGGGCGCGAAGCATAGAGGCGGGCGACACCAGAGGGAAAAAAGACAGCCTAGTATGCCCGCCCAAGGCTGCAAAAAAAACGTCCATTTCGGGCTGTGTGATAACTGGACCGGGTTGTGGAGAAAATTGTTCTATCAAACTACCCACAACCAATGTGGGAGCGAGCCTGCTCGCGATGGCGTCCTAATATTCAACATCGATGTTGGCTATCAGATTGCTATCGCGAGCAGGCTCGCTCCCACAGGGTTTGGTGGTGTTTGGAAGGTTGGGTTACACCAGAATCGAGGTCCCGGTCATTTCCGCCGGTTTTTCCAGCCCCATCAGCATCAGCATCGTCGGGGCCACATCGGCCAGCACGCCGCCTTCGCGGACCTTGAGGTCGCGCTTGCCCACGTAGATGAACGGTACGGGTTCGGTGGTGTGAGCGGTGTGGGCCTGGCCGGTGGACGCGTCGGACATTTGCTCGACGTTACCGTGGTCGGCGGTGATCAGCGCTTCGCCGCCGACTTTTTCCAGTGCCTCGACGATCCGACCGACGCACAGGTCCAGGCATTCAACCGCTTTAACCGCCGCCTCGAACACGCCGCTGTGACCGACCATGTCGCCGTTGGCGTAGTTCACCACGATTACGTCATAGCGTTGGTTTTCGATGGCGTCGACGATCCGGTCAGTGACTTCAGGGGCACTCATCTCGGGCTGCAAGTCATAAGTGGCGACTTTCGGCGACGGGATCAGGATGCGTTCTTCGCCGGGGAACGGTTCTTCACGACCGCCGGAGAAGAAGAAGGTCACGTGGGCGTACTTCTCGGTTTCGGCAATGCGCAGCTGGGTCTTGCCGTTTTTTGCCAGATAATCGCCCAGTACGTTTTCCAGGCTGCCCGGCGCGAAAGCCGACGGTGCAGGAATGCTGGCGGCGTATTGGGTGAGCATGACGAAACCGGCCAGGTTTGGCTGGCGGGCGCGTTCGAAGTCCTTGAAGTCGTCTTCGACGAACACCCGGGTCAGCTCGCGGGCGCGGTCGGCGCGGAAGTTCATGAAGACCACGGCGTCGCCGTCTTCCACTTTGACCGGCTCGCCAATGCTGGTGGCTTTGACGAATTCGTCACTTTCGCCACGCTCGTAGGCCGCTTGCAGGCCCTCCTGAGCGGTGGCGGCGTTGAA
Proteins encoded in this region:
- the gpmI gene encoding 2,3-bisphosphoglycerate-independent phosphoglycerate mutase, coding for MTTTPKPLVLMILDGFGHSESQESNAIFAARKPVLDRLYATVPNGLISGSGMDVGLPDGQMGNSEVGHMNLGAGRVVYQDFTRVTKAIRDGEFFDNPTICATVDKAVAAGKAVHFMGLLSDGGVHSHQDHLIAMAELAFKRGAEKIYLHAFLDGRDTPPKSAQSSIELLDEAFKTLGKGRIASLIGRYFAMDRDNRWDRVAQAYNLIVDGNGEFNAATAQEGLQAAYERGESDEFVKATSIGEPVKVEDGDAVVFMNFRADRARELTRVFVEDDFKDFERARQPNLAGFVMLTQYAASIPAPSAFAPGSLENVLGDYLAKNGKTQLRIAETEKYAHVTFFFSGGREEPFPGEERILIPSPKVATYDLQPEMSAPEVTDRIVDAIENQRYDVIVVNYANGDMVGHSGVFEAAVKAVECLDLCVGRIVEALEKVGGEALITADHGNVEQMSDASTGQAHTAHTTEPVPFIYVGKRDLKVREGGVLADVAPTMLMLMGLEKPAEMTGTSILV